Part of the Lytechinus pictus isolate F3 Inbred chromosome 18, Lp3.0, whole genome shotgun sequence genome, ACATAAgcaaataattaatataaagtAAGTTTACCAACAATTGGTCACGTTTTGTTAGCTTTGTTTGCTGCTTCTTCCAATATGTTATCATTGGACTTTGGAAGATGATATAACTTTTGACATGATAGACAATTATGTTGTGTTAATTGCTCATATGTCTTACTTAATACAAATTACGTTATACGAGATTGAAAGGGTTTTTTAAGATGCTTTGTGCCAGTCTACATTCCTGCTGATTCAGGATTTACCAAAGAAAGAGGGACAATTTTTTATCTGACAagctaaaaaaaatggaaaagaagaagaagatgacgaTGATTAAGAAGAAGGGCGGTAATGGTTTTCCTAGGAAAGGATTTCTGAAAAGCATTCAACAACAGAATCATAGGAAGGCCCTTGAAAAAGAACGGGTTTTTGTTGCCCCCTGCATTCCAAGCTTGTGCATTACCCTAGAGAAGCTTTATTAATTTAATACACCTTGCATTGTATATATCTTTACAAGTATAGAATAAGGTGGTGAGCAATTCAGACAGATTTCGAAATgatattatgaataataatgataacgatagCAATGACTATGATGCcttgatgatgacggtgataataacaataataacagtaatactactactactactactactactactactactaccactacgagtaaaaatgataataataataataataataatgatgataataatagcaatacaaatattgatgataataatagatgataataataaggataataataataacaattgtaataatatcaatgaaaaatatactaagaacagtacatgtactatagagatcataataatgataatgagataataaatacaataatgATTGTTGATTCATTATTGTCATAAACAAACAATGGTGTGtatgatataataatgataatggtattgATTGGACAGTGATAATGAAACCTCTTCTCTGAGTAATATCATGTACTATAATTAAtctgctttcacaaaatcaTGGTAATTGATTATATCATGGTCTTTTTAATACTCCTAATGTACTCACGGAACTCGGTATCCACCATAGTTGAATGGGGTACTCCGACAGGTCCTACGGTGCTATATCGTATCATTTCATACAGTGTGGCTTCCGTGTAAGGAAGCTTACCGCGATCGCCGATGACCGGGTAACGACCAGGCCCGATCTCGACGTCGATTTCATGTTGTATTTTAGCCTGGATATCAGGGTGCTCGGTCATCAGAGCGATTGCCCAATAAAGTCTTTGCATCGATGTCTCTATTCCAGCTATAAAGggaatgacaaaaagaaagtgACACATCCCATACAGTCTTATAAGCCTCTCCAATTCATTCctgctcttttatttcattcttctcagtcatctctttcttcttcttgtaCGTcgtttttctcttatttttcctcttccttctcctcgTCCTCTCCCTCTTCTTATTATTCTACTTCACGTACTTCATCGTCTTATCTCACTTCTCTCCTCTCTTCATCGTCCCCTTCTCTTCTATTTCGTTCCTTTTTCTATATTTCCCTTTTCCTATTTCTTTTATCTGTTTAACGTTTACGTTTCTTCCCCTCTTTCTTCTTAAATTTTTTCTACCTCCTcctatttatgtttatttctcattctttctcatatttttcttctttcctaccccatttctttcttttttttcacttcgAAGGATCAAGCAACTTTTCCCGaaggaccttttgtttttcaaaatctCAGAGCTTTTTTTATCCATGATAATATGTTTTACCTAAAAAGATATCGTTGACTGTTTGGGCTAAGTGGGTGTCGgacaaattctttgatatttccctGTCTTCATCGCTCTCCTTGGCTTTCATCTGGGCTAAAAGCATTAGGTCACAGAAATCCCGAGcattatctgaaaaaaaaatagaaagacaCCGACTTCATTCATATAAAACTAACATTTTAAACGCTTACCAAGGAAACAACCagtttttgaattattttttttttcaatgttttaatcAGAAATTGAGTAGgccttttaaaagaaatttgtcTTTCACAATATCCAAAGGATGAAtgtgaggaaaagaaaaaaaatatagcttcTAATCATACAGCTCTTAACAAAATCAAAGGGTCCGATAATATTGACTAAATAGAAATGACAGAAACAAAGTCGAAAATATCAAACGcaataaaaactaaaactttaaaatgattaGTGTGATTATTACACTCAGTTTGTCATCGTAATACCTATAAGGTTGAATTTTTCTATACTATTGATTACAATGGCATAATGAgtaaaaaatgttgaggggccagatatggcgaaTCGCGTTAAATTGTGAAAAGTTGCTAGCGAGCGAACCGAGCGATCaaaagtttttaatttttttattacaaaaatccaattttgtgatagatttgtcataatattcagaaaataatatcacatttcatccttctctcttttcttttctgtccttttctatttttttttcttggtcgtgattttcgttttctgggggtgggggggggggggggggaggggttggcTTTTGCCCCAAGCCCCTCCATCTGTACGTCTGTGATTAATTACAACTTGCTAGTCTTAACAGTGTATCTACCTTGATTTAAGGTCTCGCGATGACGCTGAAGCTGAGGCGACGTCCACTCCATGTACTTCTGCTTCATTTTCCGGATGTATCTGGCTCCACCAAATGACATGAACCTGGCCCAAGGGAAGTAGTCCGCAACCAGACCAAACCCGACCTTCTCAGCCAGCTCCTGAGACATATCAATATACTCCATCATCCGGGGATCACTGAAGTCATAACTATTGGAGTTATAACATTAATTATAACATTAATTATGTTCACAAATGGAATCGTAACATAGCGATAGTATTGTAAAAACTTCGTATCGTTTACTCGTAGTCAACTACGATGCCATTAAAAAGTCGTaactaaagcccctttcacaattgacgtacgaccacttgcgaccttttggtcgtgcgacaggctgcaacaggcatcaatcgccagtcatctcataatatcgcacagaggctttcacagttgcaacagctgtcgtacaacaaaaacaaccagtaaaacccgttgcacgagtaagtcgcttatgatcctattgtgctcgtgcgatcacatgcgagtgttgcacgagggattgcgaggggaacggtcgcacacaacggtagtgcaatgttgtaagccgttgcgatcggtcttgcaacagtcttatggcacatcatattatcgcacccagtcgcaagacaggtctctgtacatgtaggtcgctagcacatgtgcaagtgttgtacgacctccagtcgagtaaatgcgactacttagttgtgccacctctcgcaccaagtcgtgaaacgttgaacaacactcccacgatgatcgcccgaccgatggtacgaccccggatacgagctgatgcgagtgaatcggtcgtatttgatcgcgttcggattttgaacatgttcaaagttcagatgtgaccagtcacgaccacctcgagttcgtgcgaccgtctacaacgaatgcgagtgctcgcaagtcaccaagagatcgatcgtgcaacagcagaaaaaaactgttgcaggcggtcgtaaactggtcggatgtcaattgtgaaaggggctgtacggtcgcatacatgcgaatgcaacggtagtggaatgttgtaagccgtaatttcgatcggtcttgcaacagtcttatattatcgcaaccagtcgcaagactggtctctgtaggtatctagcgcatgtgcaagtgttgtacgacctccagtcgactaaatgcgactatacgtagttgtgtcacctctcgcaccaagtcgtacaacgttgaacaacactcacacgataatcgcccgaccgatggtgcgacctgatgcgagtaaatcaatcgtatttgatcgcgtttggattttgaacatgttcagattcagatgcgaccagtcacgaccacctccgaccacctcaaattcgtgcgttcgtctaaaaccactgcgagtgctcgcaagacaccaagagatcgatcgtgcaacaacaagaaaaaactgttgcaggcggtcgtaaacaggtcgtacgtcaattgtgaaaggggcttaatgCACCACTAACACCCCATTTCCCTGCTAATCTTACGACCTCCCTACGGTCGGGTAAGGCGATCGTACGATTTTCGTAGGGATTAACGATCATCGTAGGGTCTACGATTTTGCTTAACATAAACACACAATTTCCCTGCTATTCTTACGACCTCCCTACGGTCGGATAAGGCGATCGTACGATTTTCGTAGGGATTAACGATCATCGTAGGGTCTACGATTTTGCTTAACATAAACACCCCATTTCCCTGCTAATCGTACGACCTCCCTACGGTCGGGTAAGGCGATCGTACGATTTTCGTAGGGATTAACGATCATCGTAGGGTCTACGATTTTGCTTAACATAAAATCGTAGACAGTAGCCACATACGGTGTCCTGCAAAAATCGTACACCACTCCAACGTATGACGACCGTTGCTAATGGAAACGAGGCATACGGGATGATGgatattataatgatgatattagCTGTGGTGATAAtcactgaaaatgaaaaaatgaaaatccatattttattgttcaaaatagaaatctgagaatatttttaatcattttcccaAGCTGATCGCTgacccggcagccactgtgcagcgccagatcgacgaagCTCTATTCCTTAaatgttgaacgccaaacagggtagcaacAACTCCCATCTTCAGTTTTTACGTCTTCTGGTCTTATACAGCCAGGGTTTGAACTCCCAAATACCCGGTTGttagacggacgctctaccaactgagccaacacaagTCATGTATGTTGACCTGAATAGCCATTGCGATTATAAAGATGACGAAATGAAGTTGGTTATACTAACGACAATGACGATGGAAATAACGGCGACGTTGGtgacaattaaaatatcgcctGCATCGGATCATAAATATTAATTTGGTAAACGTTTGAAAATGTCAACGCTGGCCAAAATGGCAAAGACAATACAGCcaattccatttttttagtCGGCTtgtgaaataaagatgaaatgaaatgacgaagatgatgatcAGGCGACGATggcaataatgatgaggatgatgataacgTACCTTTCATTGAAGCACATTTTGGAGAACATATTGTAAAGGGTTAGGGTGATCATTAGCTTTGGATCGAATGGCTTCCCACTGTTCTCTTTCAACATTTGTTGTACTTGAGGAAAGACACCGTGGACCAAACTATCTAACTTCCGTCCTGTAGCAAATTGTCTAGAAAGAGTTTTGATAGAAAGAAGGAGGGACATatggagagatagagagggagagagagagagggggtgggagaAATAAAGGGACAACAAGTGAGAAGGGCTGCGTGTAAGagtgtgtgtgtagggggggtcTTCGTCACTAATACTAAAAAGCTTGCTTTATATAGAAGAGGCGTGTGATCGTGTCTTTCTGACGGtccatgatgtacatgtacatgtaaatctgcATCACACCCATCCCCTCCCAAACATTCATACTTAGTATCTGCCGAATCGGACATAGATTTTCAAActttatctatccatctatccaaAAAAGCGGCAAGCAATGTACATTTTTGCGTCAGTCTTGAGCATTAGCGCCTCCGTCGGGTCAGGTTGGATTTTCTTAATAGGTATTCACAGTAGGCCTGCTACAGTATCTTatacattttgtaatatttttgttaGTATGAGGATACTACCTATTTATCCGATCATTTGATATGTCTATCATTTCAATTGCATCTCTTACCTGATAGCTGAATGGGCCAATTTTCGGTGTAGTTTCCAAGTTTCTGAGAAATTGCTGAAGACAATGTCTTTGAACCCATCAGAAGCAATTTCCGctgtgagaataaaaaaatggtCGAAGGTACAGGGGTATCAGAAAACATACATGGATAATCGAGTGTCATATATGCGAGGTGTTCCTCATGAATATGGAGCAGGAACTCTGTTATTCATTATGTTCAGTGAAATCATTAATTCATTGGAAATACAACCTGACCTGACCTGAACTGtactttttatttgttaatatattaatatagatTTATTCTTGTTAGCCAATTGTATAAGAGGAACTATGAAGAATCTGATAATCATTTTCACGTTTATGTTCCTTCTGTCTAATGAACTTAGACCTGGGTTTAAAAATTGTCACGTATTTTGAAGAGTTTCGTTTTTAATCTATAGATGATCCTCGAGATAAAGTTCAAAATCAGGAATACGTTTGTAGGCAATACTTATCATTTCCAGACGGTTTAATACAAACACAAAAAGTTGATTGAATAGAAAGGTAGGCCGATGCTCGATTCCATGATACTTAAAGTAAACTCTGAATTCCAAGGATATCAAATAAATCCAGATTAgttgtgaatagtgaccagccgaatattagattaaGATTCAAACCATTAAGATTTAAACATAAAGCTAaaggatttgaatttaaatcatttgagattgtaaagttaatcctaaagattaaaaataaatccaaaattTGGCTGGTCAccattcacagccgatctggatttattttaaatccttgcaATTTAGGGTATATCCAATGAAGGTACCGCTATTCTCTATTTATCCTACCTGAATAAATCTGAGGTCTTCCGCTAAATTCGACGCCATACTTCAGCATTGCTTCTTTGATGACCTCCTGATGATTTAGAACAACGACCCATCGTTCCCCGACCCGAAAACTAAAGATGTCGCCATATATTTTGGACCATTTGTCGAATAGAACTTCGCTGCTTGCTGTCAAATCTGTTATGtagtttgattaaaaaaggaaGTGGTTTTGACTGTATACTTACATAATGTGTGTAAAATTCAAGTGAAAATATTACGCtcttataatcatgataattatgaatgGACGGCGAATAAGtgaagtatgaaaataattaaccTCAACGTTTTCCACAGACCCCGATATATCAATATTTGCCAACAACGGTTCGAAAATGTCACCGATCAATGAGCTCGcgtgttttctttttattataggTTTTCCCGTCCTATTTCGTCAAAATTTCAACCGATTTAATGATGTTATAATTCAATTTGCAACTAATTTGAATGACCTATAAGATCAATCTTTAAATTGCCAAATacttatttcaatttaattttattgTCATACGATTCATGATTATCACATTTAAACATGATTGTATAAAGAACGATCAAATTAAAATAGCTGAAGAAGTGTTTTCCAATTTGCACCGGTACCCTCCTTGAAAACGTTTAGGaattcaaaattataaatatgcaATCACTTATAGGATATGGACAGTGTTTTTCGTTGgggtttttatttattttttaacttcTTTTGAATAACAATG contains:
- the LOC129281285 gene encoding steroid 17-alpha-hydroxylase/17,20 lyase-like, with the protein product MMIMDVGSISTESIGLTNDGYGYGSMVISICLCIVVVVLVKNTRRPSRFPPGPPGMPIIGNVLDLTASSEVLFDKWSKIYGDIFSFRVGERWVVVLNHQEVIKEAMLKYGVEFSGRPQIYSAEIASDGFKDIVFSNFSETWKLHRKLAHSAIRQFATGRKLDSLVHGVFPQVQQMLKENSGKPFDPKLMITLTLYNMFSKMCFNESYDFSDPRMMEYIDMSQELAEKVGFGLVADYFPWARFMSFGGARYIRKMKQKYMEWTSPQLQRHRETLNQDNARDFCDLMLLAQMKAKESDEDREISKNLSDTHLAQTVNDIFLAGIETSMQRLYWAIALMTEHPDIQAKIQHEIDVEIGPGRYPVIGDRGKLPYTEATLYEMIRYSTVGPVGVPHSTMVDTEFRGFLIPKDTIILLNQYSMHFDEREWKDPYSFLPEHFLDESGTTRQHPSSFQPFGTGRRSCLGEAVAKADLFLIFTWLMQNYTFRKVPGCSGKCLLKLLPETAAGRVLQSYEILIEER